The following proteins come from a genomic window of Nicotiana tomentosiformis chromosome 12, ASM39032v3, whole genome shotgun sequence:
- the LOC138903208 gene encoding uncharacterized protein: MWALKKLNLEWDIATNLRVEQLNELDEFWFHAYSSSSLYKDKMKYLHDKYIRNKEFKEGDLVLLFNSRLRMFRGKLKSKCSGPFEVVHVTPFGALDLKNKNDEVFRVNGHQVKHYLGKIGDGHIVALIHFK; the protein is encoded by the coding sequence atgtgggcattgaagaagcttaatcttgaatgggataTCGCCACCAACTTAAGGGTGgaacaattgaatgagcttgatgaattctggttccatgcatattcaagttcgtccttgtacaaggacaagatgaagtacctccatgacaagtacatccggaacaaagagttcaaagaaggagatcttgtgctattgttcaattcccgGTTGCGGATGTTTCGGGGAAAGTTGAAATCCAAATGtagtggtccatttgaggttgtgcatgtgacaccctttggtgcattagacttgaagaacaagaatgacgaagtgtttagagtcaatggtcaccaggtgaaacattatcttggcaaaatTGGTGATGGTCACATTGTGgcattaattcatttcaagtga